In the Pseudonocardia sediminis genome, GACCCTGCGCGCCCTGCTGGACGGGACCCCGGTCGACGGCAGCGCCGGCCTGGCCGTGGCCTGGTGCGCAGTCATCGGTATCGGTTCCTACGCCTGGTCGCTGCGGCTCTACAACCGCGACCGCGCGAGCTGAGGAGGACCGGCGATGGACATCACCGCGATCACGAGCTGCCGGTCACCTGGACCCCCTGACCCGATGAACGAGAGCTCCTCCCGTCCGGCGGGGGTGGACGGGAGCAGCTCTCGCGCGAGGGCTGGGGTGGTTCAGCGACGGAGGTGCTCGCGCACGGCGGCGAGGGTGGCGGCCCGTAGCTCGTCCGGGCCGAGCGAGGCGTACGCCGCCACGGCCTCGGCGTAGGCGTCGGGGTCGGCCTCCTCGGCGACGTGGCGGGCGCCGGCGCTCGACATCGTCGCGGCGAAGTTGCGGGCGAAGTGCAGGCGCTGGGCGAGTGCGACGAGGCGGGCGGCCGCCGTGGGATCGCGGCCGGCGTCGACGACGGCGAGTCCCAGCACGGCCGCCCCGCACCAGGGGAAGCCGAACCGGAACGACGGCACCGGCACGGCCGGGTCGGCGAGGACCCGTTCGAGCAGGCTCGGTAGGGCGGCGGCCACGTCGGGGACGAGGTCGAGGCGGCCGTGCCGCTCGTGCGCGGCCAGCGTCGCGGCCAGGACCTCGAGGGTGCCCGCCGTCGTCCCGGCGACGACGTAGGAGGTGTCGAGGTCCATCAGGGCCGACGCCTCCCGCCAGCGGGCCAGGCCGGTGGCGACGTCGCCCAGCGACAGCGCGATCTCTGCGTGGAGCCCGCGCAGGTAGCCGGCGGTGCCGCCGTCGGAGCTCTCCAGCTCGGCGATGACCTGGGCGAACCGGTCGTAAATCTGCCCGGCGTCCTCGACGGACCCGCAGGCCAGATGGGCCAGCATCAGCCCCCACTGCAGGTTCGCCGGGTCGAAGACGGTGCCGTGCGACCCCAGCACGCGAATCGCCTCCTGCGAGTGGCGCCGCGCCTGCTCGCCCCGTTCGAGCTGCAGGCACACGTCGCTCATCCGGTTGCGGGCGATCACGTGCATCCACGGTGTGGCCGCCTCGTCGAACGCGTCCAGGGCGGCCTGCGCGCACGTCAGCGCGCCGTCGAGGTCGCCCTCGTACTCGCGCACGTAGCTGGCCAGCTCGTACGCGGCCCCGGTCGCGAGCGGCAGCCGCCCCTCCCAGAGCTCGTGCAGCGCCGACGGCCCGCCGGTCATCGCGACCAGGACGGCCGCGACGGCCCGGACCGCGGTGTCGCCAGGGGCGGGCGGGAGCCGGTGCAGGGTGACCAGCGACCGCGTCGCTCGCGGACCCTCGAGCGTGAACACCCCGGCCGCGCACAGGGTGGCCGCGGTCCGGGTCACCTCGACGAACCCCGGCCCCGGGCGGTGGTGCGAGAGCAGCGGTCCGGTCTCCGCGGCCAGCCCGGCGACCCGGACGACGTTCGTCTCGGCCGTCCACATCGCACCGAGCGCGGCCGCCGTCGCGGCGACGGTGTCGCCGTCGTCGCGGGCCAGGCCGTGGCGCAGCGCGGCGAGCAGGTTGTCCTGCTCGTCCCGGATCCGTTCCATCGCCGGGCGCGGCGCCGGACCGAACGGTGCGTCGTGGTGGCCGGCCCCGAACGCGCGTGCCCAGGCCAGGAACCGTGACGTCGCGGCGTCGGTCTCGCCGGCGGACTCGCGGTGCGCCGAGCAGAACTCCCGGACCGTCTCCAGCATCCGGAACCGCGCACCGCCGGCGGCGTCGGAGACACCGAGCAGCGACTGGTCGACCAGGTGCTCCAGGACCGGGAGCGCGTCGGCGTCCAGGACGTGGCCGGCGGCGTCGGTGGTGAAGCCGCCGGGGAACACCGACAGCGTCCGCAGCGCCGCCCGTGCGCCGGGGTCGAGCAGCGTCCAGCTCCAGTCGACGACGGCGTGCAGCGTGCGGTGCCGCGCCGGGGCGTCCCGGGACCCGCCGCGCAGCAGCGCGAACCGGTCGTCGAGGCGCTGCGCGATCTCCCCGACCGAGAGGGCCCGCACCCGAGCCGCGGCGAGCTCGACGGCCAGCGGCAGCCCGTCGAGGTGCCGGCACAGCTCGGTGACGGCGTCGGCGGGCAGCTCGACGCCGGGCCGGGCGGCGCGGGCGCGCCGGCCGAACAGCTCCACCACCGTCGGCAGCGTCAGCTCCGGGAGCGGGTGGACCGACTCCGAGGACAGCCCGAGCGGTGCCCGCGACGTGGTCAGCACCCGGAGCCCGGCGCTGCGCGCGACCAGGGCCGAGACCAGGTCGGCGGCGCCGTCGACGACGTGCTCGCAGTTGTCCAGGACCAGCAGCACCGGGCCGCGGCCCAGGGCGTCGACGATCCCGGTGAGCGTGCCGGACGCCGACGCGGCGGTCGGGGTGCGCAGCGTGTCCCCGGCCCCGAGCGCCGACGCCACCTCTCCGGCGACGTCGCCGTCGCCGGACACGCCGGCGAGCCCCACGACGTGCACCGTCCGCTGCTCGGCGCGGCCGGCCACCGCGTGCGCGAGCCGGGTCTTGCCCAGCCCGCCGGGCCCGACCACCGAGACGACCCGGGACCCGCGCAGCATCGCCAGGACCGCGGCGACGTCGTCGTCGCGGCCGAGCAGCGGGTTCGGCTCGTGCGCGACGCCGTGCCGCACGGCGGGGGATCCGGCCTCGAGCAGCTCGCGGTGCAGGTCCTGCAGCGCCGGGCCGGGATCGGCGCCGAGCTCGTCGCGCAGCGCCCGCCGGTGGGCGTCGTAGCGGGCCAGCGCGGCGGCCGGGCCGGTCACGGCGGCCTCGGTGCGCAGCAGGGCCAGCAGCACCTCCTCGTCGCGGGGGGTCCGACCGGCGGCGTCGGCCAGTGCGGGGAGCGCCTCGGCGTGGCGGGCCAGGCCGGCCAGCGCGAGCGCCCGTCCCCGGCGCACCGCGCGGTGGTCGGCCAGGGACGCGACGCGCAGGACGGTCAGCGGATCGTCCCCGGCGTCCTCCCCACCGTCGCCGACGGTGCCGTCCCACAGCCCGAGCCCCGCCTCGGCCGCGGCCAGCACCGCGGCGGGGTCGGCGTCGTGATAGGCGCAGGCGCGTGCGTACGCCCGCAGCGCCGTGACGTCGATGCTCTCCTCGGGCACCGCCAGCCGGTACCCGGCCGGGGTGCTGGCGACGACGCCGTCCCCGAGCCGGGAACGGGCCCGCGAGACCAGGACCTGCAACGCCTTGCCCGGGTGATCCGGGCGGTCGTCACGCCAGAGGTCGGCGATCAGGCGGGCGGCGCTCGATCCCGACCGCGGCTCGGCCGCCAGCAGCGCGAGCAGCTCCCGCAACCGGGTACCGCTCACCTCGCGCCCGCGGTACGACACCCCGGACAGCAGCCGCAGCTCGACCCCCGGCTCGCCCGCGCTCCCGCCGGACGTGCGGTCCCCCTCCGCGCGACTCACGCGGCGAGCGTAGCGACCGGGCGGTGGTCGTCCGCCGAGTTACGCAGTCACCCGTCCCGGTCCGTCGGACACCCGGCCCCGCACACGCGGACGGGCGACCCGCCACGCCCACCAGATCAGCGGGATCTGCAGCGGCAGGCGCCCGTAGGCGATGGCCTGCTGGCCCGCCGAGCGGTCCGACCAGTCGATCGCCATCGCGATGTTGGCCGGGAACACGGCCACGAACAGGGCGACCGCGGCGTACCCGCCGACCCGCCGGGTGCGCGGCACGGCGATCAGCCCGGCCACGGTCAGCTCCGCGACGCCGGAGAGGTACGTCCAGAACCGGGGGTCGCCGGGCAGCGGGCCCGGGATCATCGCGTCGAACGGGTCGGGAACCACGAAGTGCGCGACCCCGGCGACCCCGAGGAACGCGGCCAGGAACCGGGCCGCCCACACCTGCCGGGTCGTCATGGCCCCGATCGTCCCAGTCCCGCGACGACGGCGGGGGAGGTCGTGGATCACAGGTCGCGGATCCGGGCCTCGGTGCTCGACTCGGCCCTCTCCATGAACCGCAGCAGCGTCGCCAGCTCGGCGGGTCCGAGGTCGGCCAGGTCGGCGCGGTGGCGTTCGACGAGCGGGTCGTAGAAGGCGGCGACGCGGTCCAGGCCCTCGGGGACCGGCTCGACGAGGACCCGGCGGCGGTCGGCGGGGTCGGGCACCCGGCGCACGAACCCGGCAGCGTCCAGCCGATCGATCATGCGCGACGCCGACCCGGTCGTGAGGTTGACCCGCTTGGCCAGCTCACCGGGGGTGGCGGGACCGTGGTTGGCCAGCACGTAGAGGGCCTGCAGGTCGGTCCAGGTGACGCCGAGCCGGTCGGCGATCATGCCGTTGAGCTGGATGATCGGTATCTGCCATCCGGCCAGGGCCAGGAGCACCCGGCCCTCCAGCTCGTCGCGGTCCGGCCCGCTCACGTTGACACCCGCATCCGCCCATTCTACTGTCCCACGCAGTATCTGCGTGACGCAGTAAATGTGTGACACAGATACTGCGCGGCGCGTCGTTTCCCGGTGGAGGACGGTGGCATGTCGCGCACCGACGGCCAGGAGGCCCCGTGTCCGACGTGACCTGCCCCTTCGCCCCGTCCACGCGGGGTCTCGACGAGCCGGACCCGGTCCGGCCCGCACTGCGCCGGTCCGGGCCGCTCGTCGAGGCGCAGGCCCCCGCGGGCGGCCCGGTGTGGATCGTGACCGACGCCGAGCTGGCCCGGGCCGTGTTCGCCGACCCGCGGATCAGCAAGGATCCCGCCCTCGCACCGCCGTCCTGGGACCCGCGGGTCGCAGGGCTGGAGCCGCCGGCGGCACAGCAGCCGGCGCTGACGACGCTGGAGGGGGAGGCCCACGCGGCACTGCGGCGGGCCCATGCGCCGCTGCTCGCCGCACGGCGGATGCTCGCCGGCTACGACCAGATGATGGCCATCGCCCGCGAGCTGCTCGGCGCGCTCGGCGACGGACCCGTCGACCTGACCGAGGACTTCAGCACCCGCTACCCGCTGACCGTCGTCTGCGACGTGCTCGGCGTGCCACGCGACCGCGTCGACGACGCGATCGCCGCCTGCCGGGGGATGTACTCCGACGACCCGGCCCTGGTGGGCGCGGCGATGGGCGCCTTCGCCGACCTCGCCGCGGCGGCGGTGCGCAGCGGGGACGGGATCGCGGCGGAGCTGGCCGGCCGGATGCCGTCCGGGACGACCGGCGACGACCTGCACTACCAGCTCTTCGCCCTGCTGTTCGCCGGTCAGCTCACGACCGACCCGGCCGTCGGGTTCCTGGTCGCGCGGGCGCTCGCCGAGCCGGGCGAGCCCGAGGAACTCGTCCGCGAGACGTTGCGCGAGCATCCGCCGGCGCCGTTCAGCCTGTGGCGGTTCACCGCGACCGAGATCGAGCTCGCCGGTACCCGGCTGCCCGCCGGTGCGCCGCTGCTCGTCGACATCGAGGGGATCAACGGCCACATCACCCCCGGCGAGCAGGACCTCAGCTTCGGCGGGGGCCACCACTACTGCGCCGGGGCGCAGCTCGCCCGCTACGAGCTGCAGGCCCTGGTCGAGGTGCTGCGCACCGACCACCCGGACGCGCGGCTGGCCGTGTCCCGCTCCGAGCTGCGTGCGGTGTCGCCCGCCGGGATCGGCGGGAGCCGGCTCGCCGCACTCCCGGTGATCCTGCGCTGAGCCCTCTACGGGTCCGTCGTGGCCGTCTCAGCCCCGGGCGGGCTCGACGTCGAAGTCGGCCAGGTCGGCGGTGCGGGTCATCTCCCAGTAGTCCACGATCCGCCACGGCAGCGCGGAGACGACGCGGCCGGCGTCGTTGCGGTACCAGTTGCCCATCCCGGGGTGGGTCCAGATCATCCGGTCGTGGGCGTCGTCGTGGCGGGCGACGTAGTCGGCCTCGGTCTCCTCGCGCACCTCGGCCGCGCCGATCCTGCGCTGCGCCATCTGCACCAGCAGGTCGACGATGTAGCGGACCTGGCACTCGGCGATCGTGATGTAGGACCCGCCGTGCCCGAGGACGGTGCCCGGCCCGCAGGTCAGGAACAGGTTCGGGAACCCGGCCGTCGCGATGCCCAGGTGCGCGGTGGCGTCGTCGTCGCCCCAGACCTGTGCGGTGGTGCACCCGTCGCGGCCGAACACGTCCATCGGGTGCAGCACCTTGTGCGTGTGGAACCCGGTGGCCAGGACGACGACGTCGGCGGCGACCTCGGTGCCGTCGGCGCCGCGCAGCCCGCGCGGGGTGATCGCGGCGACCGGCTCGGGCACGAGGTCCACGTTCTCCCGCCGCAGCGCGGCGAACCACCCGTTGTCGAGCAGCATCCGCTTGCCGAACGGCGGGTAGTCCGGAAGCGCCTTCTCCCGCAGGTCCGGGCGGCCGTCCAGTTCGGACTCCAGGTACCGGGTGAACACACGCCGGTGCGCGTCGTTCATCGCGTTCACCGACCGCTCCGGGTGCTCCCACTCCGGGTCCACCTGCAGCGACGGGTGCACGCGGTCGCCGGTGTTCCAGCTCAGCCGGGTGCGGTACCAGAGACGGTAGAACGGCACATGCTCCATCAGGTGGTGCATGCCCTCCGGTACGCCGGAGAAGTAGACGTCGTTCGGCGCCACCCACTGCGGGGAGCGCTGGAAGATCGTCAGGTGCTCGACGTCGTCGGCGATCGCGGGCACCACCTGCATCGCGCTCGCCCCGCTGCCGACGACCGCGACCCGCTTGCCCGCCAGGTCCAGGTCCTGCGGCCACCGCGCGGTGTGGAAGATCGGCCCGGCGAACGTGTCCAGGCCCGGGATCGCCGGCACCTTCGGCTTGTTGAGCTGTCCGGTCGCGGTGATCACGACGTCGGCGACGAGCGCGTCCCCGGCGCTGGTGCGGACCGTCCAGTGCTGGGCGTCCTCGTCGTAGACGGCGGAGGCGACCTCGGTGCCGAACCGGATCCGTGACCGCAGCGCGTGCTCGTCGGCGACGTCGCGCAGGTAGGTGATCACCTCGTCGCGCTTGCCGAAGTGCGTCGACCAGGCGCGCGGGGCGAACGAGTACGAGTACAGGTAGCTGGGGGTGTCCACGCCGGCGCCGGGGTAGGCGTTCTCCAGCCAGGTGCCGCCGACGTCGTCGTTCTTCTCCAGCACCACGTGCTCGATGCCCGCCCGGTCCAGCTCGATCGCGGCCAGCATCCCGGAGACCCCGGCCCCGATCACGATCACCGACGGCCCGGTGCCGGGCTCGACCCTGCGCACCGGCTCGTCGACGAAGCCCATGTCCCGCGCGGCCATCTCGCCGTACTCGGGCGTCACCGGCTCGCCGACGGCGAGGGTCATCAGCTCGACGAGCTCGTCGCCGGTGGGGGCGGGCAGGGCGGGCTCGCCGCCGGCCAGGACGGCGTCGCAGACCGCCGCGCGGATCTCGGCGGCCACCTCGGGGGCGAACCCGCCGCCGTCGTTGTCCTCCATGCCGCGGCTGCGGGTCGGGCGGTAGGGGTCGGCGAGCCAGCGGCGGTCCCCGGTGAGCTGGACGAGCACCGGCACGAGCGAGGGTAGGTTCGCGTACTCCAGCGCGGCGGCCAGGGTCTCCCGGTCGGTGCCGGCCATCGGGTCCTCTTCTCGTCTAACAGCGGTTAGGTGAGTCTGCTCCGAACAGCTCTTGACGGGCAAGCCCCGTGCCGACAGGCTCCCGATTCATACCTGACGGCCGGTAGTCGGTTCGACGAGGAGACGACAGATGGCGGCACTGACGCAAGCATCCACATCGGACCTGGCGACGGCCATGCGCACCACCGGCACGTGCCGCTACTTCCGGCCCGACCCGGTCCCGGACGAGGTGCTGCACTCCGCGTTCGACGACGCCCGCTTCGGCCCGCAGGGCGGCAACCGCCAGCCCGTGCGCTGGATCGTCGTCCGCTCGGCCGAGCGCAAGCAGGCCCTCGCCGACCTCTACCTGCCGATGTGGAAGGGCTACCTCGAGGCCGTCACCGGTGGCACCGTCGAGGCCAAGGCGCTGCCCCGCACGGTCGCCGACGCCGACCACTTCGCCGAGCACCTGGCCGACGCCCCCGCGATCGTCGTCGTCTGCGCGGAGCTCTCCGGGCTGCACCCGACCGACCACGAGCTCGGACGGCTCTCGGTCGTCGGCGGGGCGTCTATCTACCCGGTGATGCAGAACTTCTGCCTGTCGCTGCGGGCCCAGGGCGTCGCCTCGGCGGTGACCACGCTGCTGTGCCACCACGAGCCCGCGGTCCGGGAGCTGCTGGAGATCCCGGACGAGTTCATCACCGCCGCGCACGTCGCCGTCGGGTACCCGGAGAAGCCGTTCCCGACGAGGCTGACCCGCACCCCCGTCGCCGAGGCGGTGTCGTCGGAGACGTTCGGCACGCCGCTGTTCCGGAGCTGAGGATGTCCGACGTCCGCGACCCCGCCGCGCCGGGCGGCCCGCCCCCCGACGCCGCGGCGCACACGTCCGGCCTGGCCGCCCAGCACCGTGCCGCGATCGGCCGGGCCACTCTCGGCGACCAGCTGCGACGCCACGCCCGCACCCGCCCGGACAAGGTCGCCGTCGTCGGCTACGGCCCCGACGGGACCCGCACCGAGACCACCTACGCCGAGCTGGACGCCCGCGCCAACAGGTGGGCCCACCTGCTGCGGCGGCTCGGCGTCGCCCGCGGCGACCGCGTCGCGTCGATGGCGCGCAACTCGGTCGAGGTGATCGCGGCCTACTACGGCACGCTCAAGCTCGGGGCCGCGTTCACCGGCGTCAACGGGCTCTACCGGGAACGCGAGGTCGCCCACCAGCTCGGCCACGCCGAGCCGGTCGTGGTGCTGTCCGACCCGGCGTTCGCCGGGGTCGTCGCGGCCGCCGCACCGGCCGGAACGCTGCGGCTGACCTACGGCGACGACGCCGACGCCGCGCTGGCCGGGGAGCCGGCGACCGAGCCGGACGCCGACGTCGACGAGTCGTGCGTCGCGATGGTCGTCTACACCTCCGGGACCGAGGCCGCGCCCAAGGGCGTGCTGATCCCGCACCGCAACTACCTGATCTCCACCGCGCCCGCCTGGAGCTGGGGCGTGAACACCGGCCCGGACGACACGTGGCTGTTCGTGATGCCGTTCCACACCATCGCCGGGCTCGGCTCGATGACGACGCTGACGATGATGGGCGCGACGCTGGTGCTGCCGTCCACGGTGGAGCCCGGCCCGGCGCTGGAGATGATCGCCCGCGACCGCGTCACCGTGATCGCCCAGACGCCGACGTTCTACCTGGCCCTGACCGCGCAGCCCGGGTTCGGGCCGGACTCGGTCGGGCAGGTCCGGCGCGCCATGACCTACGGCGGGCAGGTCGCCCCGCACGCCGTCGACGCCTGGGCCGCGGCCGCGCCGGAGGTCGTCTGGGGCACCTACTGGGGGCAGTCGGAACTCTCGCAGCTGGGCACCGTCGGCTGGTTCCGCACGCTCGACGACATCCCGGGCGGCGACCCGTCGTGGATCGGGAAGCCGGTCACACACCTGGAGACCCGCGTCGTCGACGCCGAGGACCACGACGCCGAGGTCGGCGAGCTGATCTGCCGCTCGCCGTCGGTGATGCTGGGCTACCTCGGCGACCCCGAGCGGACGGCGGCGGTCTTCCGTGACGGCTGGGTGCGCACCGGGGACATGGTGCGCGTCGACGCCGACGGGAACCTGTTCTTCCACGACCGGCTCAAGGACATGATCAAGTCCGGCGGCATGAACGTGTCGTCGCAGGAGGTCGAGCGGGTGCTGCACACCCACCCCGGC is a window encoding:
- a CDS encoding ATP-binding protein, whose translation is MSRAEGDRTSGGSAGEPGVELRLLSGVSYRGREVSGTRLRELLALLAAEPRSGSSAARLIADLWRDDRPDHPGKALQVLVSRARSRLGDGVVASTPAGYRLAVPEESIDVTALRAYARACAYHDADPAAVLAAAEAGLGLWDGTVGDGGEDAGDDPLTVLRVASLADHRAVRRGRALALAGLARHAEALPALADAAGRTPRDEEVLLALLRTEAAVTGPAAALARYDAHRRALRDELGADPGPALQDLHRELLEAGSPAVRHGVAHEPNPLLGRDDDVAAVLAMLRGSRVVSVVGPGGLGKTRLAHAVAGRAEQRTVHVVGLAGVSGDGDVAGEVASALGAGDTLRTPTAASASGTLTGIVDALGRGPVLLVLDNCEHVVDGAADLVSALVARSAGLRVLTTSRAPLGLSSESVHPLPELTLPTVVELFGRRARAARPGVELPADAVTELCRHLDGLPLAVELAAARVRALSVGEIAQRLDDRFALLRGGSRDAPARHRTLHAVVDWSWTLLDPGARAALRTLSVFPGGFTTDAAGHVLDADALPVLEHLVDQSLLGVSDAAGGARFRMLETVREFCSAHRESAGETDAATSRFLAWARAFGAGHHDAPFGPAPRPAMERIRDEQDNLLAALRHGLARDDGDTVAATAAALGAMWTAETNVVRVAGLAAETGPLLSHHRPGPGFVEVTRTAATLCAAGVFTLEGPRATRSLVTLHRLPPAPGDTAVRAVAAVLVAMTGGPSALHELWEGRLPLATGAAYELASYVREYEGDLDGALTCAQAALDAFDEAATPWMHVIARNRMSDVCLQLERGEQARRHSQEAIRVLGSHGTVFDPANLQWGLMLAHLACGSVEDAGQIYDRFAQVIAELESSDGGTAGYLRGLHAEIALSLGDVATGLARWREASALMDLDTSYVVAGTTAGTLEVLAATLAAHERHGRLDLVPDVAAALPSLLERVLADPAVPVPSFRFGFPWCGAAVLGLAVVDAGRDPTAAARLVALAQRLHFARNFAATMSSAGARHVAEEADPDAYAEAVAAYASLGPDELRAATLAAVREHLRR
- a CDS encoding DoxX family protein, giving the protein MTTRQVWAARFLAAFLGVAGVAHFVVPDPFDAMIPGPLPGDPRFWTYLSGVAELTVAGLIAVPRTRRVGGYAAVALFVAVFPANIAMAIDWSDRSAGQQAIAYGRLPLQIPLIWWAWRVARPRVRGRVSDGPGRVTA
- a CDS encoding MarR family winged helix-turn-helix transcriptional regulator, whose product is MSGPDRDELEGRVLLALAGWQIPIIQLNGMIADRLGVTWTDLQALYVLANHGPATPGELAKRVNLTTGSASRMIDRLDAAGFVRRVPDPADRRRVLVEPVPEGLDRVAAFYDPLVERHRADLADLGPAELATLLRFMERAESSTEARIRDL
- a CDS encoding cytochrome P450, with the protein product MSDVTCPFAPSTRGLDEPDPVRPALRRSGPLVEAQAPAGGPVWIVTDAELARAVFADPRISKDPALAPPSWDPRVAGLEPPAAQQPALTTLEGEAHAALRRAHAPLLAARRMLAGYDQMMAIARELLGALGDGPVDLTEDFSTRYPLTVVCDVLGVPRDRVDDAIAACRGMYSDDPALVGAAMGAFADLAAAAVRSGDGIAAELAGRMPSGTTGDDLHYQLFALLFAGQLTTDPAVGFLVARALAEPGEPEELVRETLREHPPAPFSLWRFTATEIELAGTRLPAGAPLLVDIEGINGHITPGEQDLSFGGGHHYCAGAQLARYELQALVEVLRTDHPDARLAVSRSELRAVSPAGIGGSRLAALPVILR
- a CDS encoding flavin-containing monooxygenase; translation: MAGTDRETLAAALEYANLPSLVPVLVQLTGDRRWLADPYRPTRSRGMEDNDGGGFAPEVAAEIRAAVCDAVLAGGEPALPAPTGDELVELMTLAVGEPVTPEYGEMAARDMGFVDEPVRRVEPGTGPSVIVIGAGVSGMLAAIELDRAGIEHVVLEKNDDVGGTWLENAYPGAGVDTPSYLYSYSFAPRAWSTHFGKRDEVITYLRDVADEHALRSRIRFGTEVASAVYDEDAQHWTVRTSAGDALVADVVITATGQLNKPKVPAIPGLDTFAGPIFHTARWPQDLDLAGKRVAVVGSGASAMQVVPAIADDVEHLTIFQRSPQWVAPNDVYFSGVPEGMHHLMEHVPFYRLWYRTRLSWNTGDRVHPSLQVDPEWEHPERSVNAMNDAHRRVFTRYLESELDGRPDLREKALPDYPPFGKRMLLDNGWFAALRRENVDLVPEPVAAITPRGLRGADGTEVAADVVVLATGFHTHKVLHPMDVFGRDGCTTAQVWGDDDATAHLGIATAGFPNLFLTCGPGTVLGHGGSYITIAECQVRYIVDLLVQMAQRRIGAAEVREETEADYVARHDDAHDRMIWTHPGMGNWYRNDAGRVVSALPWRIVDYWEMTRTADLADFDVEPARG
- a CDS encoding nitroreductase family protein — encoded protein: MAALTQASTSDLATAMRTTGTCRYFRPDPVPDEVLHSAFDDARFGPQGGNRQPVRWIVVRSAERKQALADLYLPMWKGYLEAVTGGTVEAKALPRTVADADHFAEHLADAPAIVVVCAELSGLHPTDHELGRLSVVGGASIYPVMQNFCLSLRAQGVASAVTTLLCHHEPAVRELLEIPDEFITAAHVAVGYPEKPFPTRLTRTPVAEAVSSETFGTPLFRS
- a CDS encoding class I adenylate-forming enzyme family protein, whose amino-acid sequence is MSDVRDPAAPGGPPPDAAAHTSGLAAQHRAAIGRATLGDQLRRHARTRPDKVAVVGYGPDGTRTETTYAELDARANRWAHLLRRLGVARGDRVASMARNSVEVIAAYYGTLKLGAAFTGVNGLYREREVAHQLGHAEPVVVLSDPAFAGVVAAAAPAGTLRLTYGDDADAALAGEPATEPDADVDESCVAMVVYTSGTEAAPKGVLIPHRNYLISTAPAWSWGVNTGPDDTWLFVMPFHTIAGLGSMTTLTMMGATLVLPSTVEPGPALEMIARDRVTVIAQTPTFYLALTAQPGFGPDSVGQVRRAMTYGGQVAPHAVDAWAAAAPEVVWGTYWGQSELSQLGTVGWFRTLDDIPGGDPSWIGKPVTHLETRVVDAEDHDAEVGELICRSPSVMLGYLGDPERTAAVFRDGWVRTGDMVRVDADGNLFFHDRLKDMIKSGGMNVSSQEVERVLHTHPGVLRAAVVGMPDAYWSEAVTAFLVPRPGESPDPDEVIAFCREQLAVFKVPKAVHVVEELPVDPQGKILKRELRRQGAPGPAAAP